A single region of the Marinobacter salinisoli genome encodes:
- a CDS encoding acyl-CoA dehydrogenase C-terminal domain-containing protein, which produces MPTYKAPLRDMKFLLNEVFDYPGHYQTLSTGANATPDIVEAVLNECGRFCEEVLSPLYQSGDEEGCRLQDGEVKTPKGFKDAYQQYASGGWQGLSAPEEFGGQGLPASMGLFKQEMMGTANWSFSMYPGLSLGAMNTLFLHGSDEQQQTFLAPLVDGRWSGTMCLTEPQCGTDLGQVSTKAEPQADGSYLLTGTKIFISSGDHDLTENIVHIVLARLPEAPKGTRGISLFIVPKFLPGPDGAVGERNAVSCGGLEQKMGIKASATCVLNFDNARGYLIGPENQGLECMFTFMNTARIGTALQGVGPTELSYQWALDYARERRSMRALSGKKEPEQVADALIHHADVRRMLMTQKAIAEGGRAMLYYAARLADHMVDGHVRGDQEAVDKYDDKLGFLTPILKGFLTELGNEAANLGMQVFGGHGYIREHGMEQIVRDTRIATLYEGTTGIQALDLLGRKVLLMTRGGAVREFTLKIANFARKQLGNSQLRPMALELLKLSGQWNLLTMRILLAARKDRDVVSAAANDFLMYSGYVTMAYIWARQASVAIRKLDTGGDESEAFYRAKLATAEFYYQRLLPRAQAHASGMLAPADSLMRLTPDELASTG; this is translated from the coding sequence ATGCCCACTTACAAAGCACCACTGCGCGACATGAAGTTCCTGCTCAATGAAGTCTTCGACTACCCCGGGCATTACCAAACCCTGAGCACTGGCGCCAATGCCACCCCGGACATTGTTGAGGCAGTGCTTAATGAGTGTGGCCGGTTTTGCGAAGAAGTGCTCAGTCCGCTTTATCAGTCCGGGGATGAGGAAGGCTGCCGGCTGCAAGATGGCGAAGTGAAAACCCCGAAAGGCTTCAAGGACGCCTATCAGCAATACGCCAGTGGCGGCTGGCAGGGGCTGTCGGCACCGGAGGAGTTTGGTGGCCAGGGCCTGCCCGCCTCCATGGGCCTGTTCAAGCAGGAAATGATGGGCACCGCCAACTGGTCCTTCTCGATGTACCCCGGGCTATCACTGGGTGCCATGAATACCCTGTTTCTGCATGGCAGCGATGAGCAACAGCAGACGTTTCTGGCACCGCTGGTGGACGGTCGCTGGAGCGGCACCATGTGCCTCACCGAACCCCAGTGCGGAACCGACCTGGGCCAGGTGAGCACCAAAGCCGAGCCGCAAGCCGACGGCAGCTACCTGCTCACCGGTACCAAGATATTCATTTCCTCCGGCGACCACGACCTGACTGAAAACATTGTCCACATAGTGCTGGCCCGGCTGCCGGAGGCGCCGAAAGGCACCCGCGGCATCAGCCTGTTCATCGTGCCGAAATTCCTGCCGGGCCCGGATGGTGCAGTCGGCGAACGCAACGCCGTCAGCTGCGGTGGACTGGAACAGAAAATGGGCATCAAGGCCTCCGCCACCTGCGTGCTGAACTTCGATAATGCCAGGGGTTACCTGATCGGACCGGAGAATCAGGGTCTGGAGTGTATGTTCACCTTTATGAACACCGCCCGCATCGGCACCGCCCTTCAGGGTGTGGGTCCGACGGAATTGTCCTATCAATGGGCCCTGGACTACGCCCGGGAACGACGTTCGATGCGGGCGTTATCCGGCAAGAAGGAACCGGAACAGGTGGCCGATGCGTTGATTCACCATGCCGACGTGCGGCGTATGCTGATGACCCAGAAAGCCATCGCCGAGGGCGGGCGGGCGATGCTGTATTACGCCGCCCGGTTGGCCGATCACATGGTCGATGGCCACGTACGGGGCGACCAAGAGGCTGTGGATAAGTACGACGACAAACTGGGCTTCCTGACCCCGATCCTGAAAGGTTTCCTCACCGAGCTGGGTAACGAAGCCGCGAACCTGGGCATGCAGGTGTTCGGCGGCCACGGTTACATCCGCGAGCATGGCATGGAACAGATCGTGCGGGACACCCGCATCGCCACCCTGTACGAAGGCACCACCGGGATTCAGGCCCTGGACCTGCTGGGCCGGAAGGTGTTGCTGATGACCCGAGGCGGCGCGGTCCGGGAGTTCACCCTGAAGATCGCCAATTTCGCCCGCAAGCAGCTGGGCAACAGCCAGCTTCGCCCCATGGCGCTGGAGCTGCTCAAGCTCAGCGGGCAGTGGAACCTGCTGACCATGCGCATCCTGCTGGCGGCGCGCAAGGATCGGGACGTGGTCAGCGCCGCTGCCAACGATTTCCTGATGTACAGCGGTTACGTCACCATGGCCTATATCTGGGCCCGGCAGGCTTCGGTGGCAATACGCAAACTGGACACCGGTGGTGACGAGAGTGAAGCCTTCTACCGGGCCAAACTGGCCACGGCAGAATTCTATTACCAAAGGCTGCTGCCCCGGGCCCAGGCTCACGCCAGCGGCATGCTGGCGCCGGCGGACAGCTTGATGAGACTGACCCCGGACGAACTGGCCAGCACCGGATAA
- a CDS encoding efflux RND transporter permease subunit, with the protein MVLSDLSIKRPVFATVVSLLIVVFGVAALLGLPVREYPDIDPPVVSIATNYPGAAAEVVDTQITQVIEGAISSIEGIRSIESSTEQGESRTSVEFSTSRDVDIAANDVRDAVARVADELPDEADAPTVSKADSDARPVLWVTLRSDVWGSAELTDFADRVLVDRLSVLEGVADVFIGGERRYAIRVWLDLERMAARDITVAEVEQALRSNNVEFPAGSVDSANRRFTVRADGRLSTVAEFRELVLRRDEASLLRLGDVATVDMGVESDITRLRADGQTAVGLGIIRQSKSNIVAVSDAVQAEIDSIRDTLPPEVTLTRSYDESIFIRASTREVLTTLAIAVSLVVLVIFVFLRSWRATLIPAVTIPVAVIGAFIGLGFLGFSINVLTLLAVILAIGLVVDDAIVMLENIQRRIDQGEPALLASYRGARQVAFAVVATTLTLVAVFVPISFMGGNAGRLFAEFGFTLAAAVVVSSLVALTLAPMLCSKWLRHSPESEEGHRLWAASERVFSGLTRGYERLLGASLRQPGLLIGLGLVGTLVSAVVYPQLAQELAPTEDRGIIILPASAPRGATVEYTDHYVRQVEQILMPYLDNDAADRLLAIVGFRDEEDNAFLILGLSPWEQRLQKQQSITTELRASLAQVSGIRTVAVNPSGLGRRGFGQPLEFVVAGPDYESVQAWSKDILERARANPNLLNLDRDFELTSPELRVSIDRERAADLGITVQDVGTTLQTLLASRNVTTYVDRGQEYEVIVQAADNDRATPEDLGQIFMRTGDEGELIPLQALVTVQEEGTNPDLKRIDRLPAVVISGSLAEGYDLGSAVDYLNTLAVDNLPPEARTSYQGLAREFEESSAAIYFTFGLAFVVVFLVLAAQFESWIHPLIIMLSVPLAVTGALLALWFSGISLNIYSQIGIIMLLGLMAKNGILIVEFANQLRDRGYEIKDAILKGASLRFRPVLMTTVSTIFGAVPLVLATGAGAESRASIGMVILGGLLFATTLTLFLIPVLYSLLARFTRPTNAIARELDRQASGPAGGAGRSATPQGRAEDF; encoded by the coding sequence GTGGTGTTGTCGGACCTCTCCATCAAACGCCCGGTGTTTGCCACCGTGGTCAGCCTGCTGATTGTGGTGTTCGGCGTCGCCGCGTTGCTGGGACTGCCGGTGCGGGAATACCCCGACATTGACCCGCCGGTGGTGTCCATCGCCACCAATTACCCGGGGGCTGCGGCCGAGGTGGTGGACACCCAGATTACCCAGGTGATCGAAGGGGCGATCAGCAGTATCGAGGGCATCCGGTCCATCGAATCCTCCACCGAGCAGGGCGAATCCCGCACCAGCGTGGAGTTTTCCACAAGCCGGGATGTCGACATTGCCGCCAATGATGTCCGCGATGCCGTTGCCCGGGTGGCGGACGAGTTGCCCGATGAGGCCGATGCGCCCACCGTCAGCAAGGCCGATTCCGACGCCCGCCCGGTGCTCTGGGTCACCCTGCGCAGTGATGTCTGGGGCAGTGCCGAGCTCACTGATTTTGCCGACCGTGTGCTGGTCGACCGCCTGTCGGTGCTGGAAGGGGTGGCGGATGTCTTTATCGGTGGCGAGCGGCGCTATGCAATTCGGGTCTGGCTGGATCTGGAGCGCATGGCGGCCCGGGATATCACCGTTGCCGAGGTCGAGCAGGCCCTGCGCAGCAATAATGTGGAATTCCCGGCAGGGTCCGTGGATTCCGCCAACCGCAGGTTTACGGTGCGTGCCGATGGCCGGTTATCCACAGTGGCCGAATTCCGCGAGCTGGTACTGCGCCGGGACGAGGCAAGCCTGCTACGACTGGGTGATGTGGCCACTGTCGACATGGGGGTAGAATCTGACATCACCCGGTTACGGGCCGACGGTCAGACCGCTGTTGGCCTGGGCATCATTCGCCAGTCCAAGTCCAACATTGTCGCGGTGTCCGATGCCGTGCAGGCGGAAATCGACAGCATCCGCGACACCCTGCCGCCGGAAGTCACACTCACGCGCAGCTACGACGAATCCATCTTCATCCGGGCCTCAACCCGGGAAGTGCTCACCACGCTGGCCATTGCGGTGTCGCTGGTGGTACTGGTGATCTTCGTGTTCCTGCGCTCCTGGCGTGCCACCCTGATTCCGGCGGTGACCATTCCGGTGGCCGTGATCGGCGCGTTCATCGGGCTCGGATTCCTCGGCTTTTCCATCAACGTACTGACGCTGCTGGCGGTGATTCTGGCCATCGGCCTGGTGGTCGACGATGCCATCGTGATGCTGGAGAACATTCAGCGTCGCATCGATCAGGGCGAGCCGGCGTTGCTGGCGTCCTATCGGGGGGCCCGGCAGGTGGCCTTTGCCGTGGTGGCCACCACGCTCACCCTGGTGGCGGTGTTCGTGCCGATTTCCTTCATGGGTGGCAATGCTGGCCGATTGTTCGCGGAGTTCGGTTTCACCCTGGCCGCTGCGGTGGTGGTGTCGAGCCTGGTGGCGCTGACGCTGGCTCCGATGCTGTGCTCGAAGTGGCTGCGACACAGCCCGGAATCCGAGGAAGGGCATCGCCTGTGGGCCGCCAGTGAGCGCGTGTTCTCGGGCCTGACCCGTGGCTACGAGCGCCTGCTTGGCGCCTCACTGCGCCAGCCGGGACTGCTGATCGGACTGGGTTTGGTGGGTACGCTCGTGTCGGCGGTGGTTTACCCCCAACTGGCCCAGGAGCTGGCGCCGACCGAAGACCGGGGCATCATCATCCTGCCGGCCAGTGCGCCCCGGGGGGCCACCGTGGAATACACCGATCATTATGTGCGCCAGGTGGAACAGATTCTGATGCCCTACCTGGACAACGACGCGGCGGACCGCCTGCTGGCCATTGTCGGTTTTCGTGATGAAGAGGATAACGCCTTCCTGATCCTCGGGCTCAGCCCCTGGGAGCAGAGGCTGCAGAAGCAACAAAGCATCACCACCGAGCTGCGCGCCAGCCTCGCACAGGTGTCCGGCATCCGCACCGTGGCGGTAAACCCCTCTGGCCTTGGCCGGCGGGGCTTCGGCCAACCCCTGGAGTTTGTGGTTGCCGGCCCGGACTATGAATCGGTGCAGGCCTGGAGCAAGGATATCCTGGAGCGAGCCCGGGCCAACCCCAACCTGTTGAACCTGGATCGTGACTTTGAACTCACCAGCCCGGAACTGCGGGTGTCGATTGATCGGGAGCGGGCGGCGGATCTGGGAATCACCGTGCAGGACGTCGGCACCACGCTACAAACCTTGCTGGCGTCACGCAATGTCACCACCTACGTGGACCGGGGCCAGGAATACGAGGTGATCGTGCAGGCGGCCGATAATGATCGCGCCACCCCGGAGGATCTGGGGCAGATCTTCATGCGTACCGGGGACGAGGGCGAGCTGATTCCCCTGCAGGCTCTGGTGACGGTGCAGGAAGAGGGCACCAACCCGGACCTGAAACGCATCGACCGCCTGCCGGCGGTGGTGATCAGCGGCTCACTGGCCGAGGGTTACGATCTGGGATCGGCGGTTGATTACCTCAACACCCTGGCTGTGGATAACCTTCCGCCGGAAGCTCGGACCAGTTATCAGGGCCTGGCGCGAGAGTTCGAGGAGTCCTCGGCCGCCATCTACTTCACCTTCGGACTGGCCTTTGTGGTGGTGTTTCTGGTGCTGGCGGCCCAATTCGAAAGCTGGATTCACCCGCTGATCATCATGCTGTCGGTGCCGCTGGCGGTCACCGGGGCCTTACTGGCACTCTGGTTCTCTGGCATCAGCCTGAATATCTACAGCCAGATTGGCATCATCATGCTGCTTGGGCTGATGGCCAAGAACGGTATCCTGATCGTGGAGTTTGCCAACCAGTTGCGGGACCGGGGTTACGAGATCAAAGACGCCATCCTCAAAGGCGCCAGTCTGCGGTTCCGGCCGGTGCTGATGACCACCGTTTCCACCATCTTTGGTGCCGTCCCCCTGGTGCTGGCCACCGGTGCCGGCGCCGAAAGCCGGGCCTCCATCGGCATGGTGATTCTCGGCGGCCTGCTGTTTGCCACCACCTTGACGCTGTTCCTGATTCCGGTGCTGTACAGCTTGCTGGCCCGCTTCACGCGCCCGACCAACGCCATTGCCCGCGAGCTGGACCGGCAGGCCAGCGGTCCCGCCGGTGGCGCTGGCCGGTCCGCCACGCCGCAGGGCAGGGCGGAGGACTTTTGA
- a CDS encoding efflux RND transporter periplasmic adaptor subunit, protein MWKQWLIALILVVVASGALVTYRMLATDPTAERQLERPARVVNTRLPEWDRVRDSVRAVGSLRALRAVELTAEVSGRLVALNLVPGAKVARGDLLVQLDDRQARADLRVIEAGLADARRQLDRARSLQANNSIAQSQVDALGTTVRVAEAEREAALVRLENHRIKAPFAGVVGLSDLSVGAYVPAGTPLTTLDDIDRLELNFSIPERFLSDLRPGLPVKGLSPAFPDMMFAGELVKLGTRVDARSRTLPVRALIDNPEARLRPGQFMSATVTLRERRALVIPEQAVMVRGDQQYVFIAEDGLARRVSIRTGARMPGKVEVIEGLGPQDAVVITGQDRLSSGERIEVVDDTNAIPDNRFAGSLES, encoded by the coding sequence ATGTGGAAACAATGGCTGATTGCGCTGATTCTGGTAGTGGTGGCCTCTGGCGCCTTGGTGACCTACCGCATGCTGGCGACCGACCCCACCGCTGAACGCCAGCTGGAACGTCCGGCGCGGGTGGTAAACACCCGGTTGCCGGAATGGGACAGGGTTCGCGATTCGGTCAGGGCGGTGGGCAGCCTCAGAGCCCTGCGCGCGGTCGAGCTGACCGCGGAAGTCAGCGGTCGCCTGGTTGCCCTCAATCTGGTTCCGGGCGCGAAAGTCGCGCGCGGAGACCTGCTGGTGCAGCTGGATGATCGCCAGGCGAGGGCGGATCTCAGGGTGATCGAAGCTGGTCTGGCGGATGCCCGCCGTCAGCTGGACCGGGCCCGCAGCCTGCAGGCCAACAACAGTATTGCTCAATCCCAGGTGGATGCGCTGGGCACCACCGTGCGGGTGGCAGAGGCGGAACGCGAAGCGGCCCTGGTGCGCCTGGAAAACCACCGCATCAAGGCGCCGTTCGCCGGCGTGGTGGGCCTCAGTGATCTGTCCGTGGGTGCCTATGTACCGGCCGGAACGCCGCTGACCACGTTGGACGACATTGACCGGCTGGAGCTCAACTTCTCGATTCCGGAACGTTTTTTGTCCGACCTGCGCCCGGGCCTGCCGGTCAAGGGGCTGTCTCCGGCGTTCCCGGACATGATGTTTGCCGGCGAGCTGGTCAAGCTCGGTACCCGTGTGGACGCGCGCAGCCGGACGCTGCCGGTGCGGGCCCTGATCGATAATCCCGAGGCCCGGTTGCGCCCCGGCCAGTTCATGTCCGCCACCGTGACCTTGAGAGAGCGTCGGGCGCTGGTGATTCCAGAGCAGGCGGTGATGGTTCGCGGCGACCAACAGTACGTGTTTATCGCGGAGGATGGCCTGGCACGCCGGGTTTCGATTCGCACCGGCGCGCGCATGCCGGGCAAGGTCGAAGTCATCGAAGGTCTGGGACCGCAGGATGCGGTGGTGATCACCGGTCAGGACCGGCTCAGCAGCGGTGAACGCATCGAGGTGGTGGACGACACCAACGCCATACCGGACAACCGGTTTGCCGGTTCGCTGGAGTCCTGA
- a CDS encoding MFS transporter: MTARSQFRLLAERRFLPFYLTQFSGAFNDNLYKNALLLLITFSTGGLMGLSVDVVVNLAAFLFILPFFLFSGIAGQLADHYEKSRIIRWVKLVEIVIMALAALGLWWGWYELLLLLLFLMGTQSTFFGPVKYAILPQVLSDDELVGGNGLVSMGTFVAILLGTIAAGLIMGLAASDRVTAIAVVLMAVLGYLAARRVPPTHDRHATVAVRLRPVVETWRLMMLAAQRRPVLLAILAISWFWFLGAAYLTQFPNFSRVHLRGDETVVTLLLALFTIGIALGASLCERLTGHAISLKPVPWGALGLSVFGIDLFFAVPGAPQPSTWLTMLTDPVYLRVLMDLVGVGVCGGLFIVPLYAFIQHETPARQRARIIAALNVINALFMVSSALMGMVALGGLKLSIPAFLLLLSLANLLVFLLVTYLRTQAPITSVDK, encoded by the coding sequence ATGACAGCGCGCAGTCAGTTCCGGTTATTGGCAGAGCGGCGGTTTCTGCCCTTCTACCTGACCCAGTTCTCCGGGGCGTTCAACGACAACCTGTACAAGAACGCCCTGCTGTTGTTGATCACGTTCAGTACCGGTGGGTTGATGGGCCTGTCCGTGGATGTGGTGGTCAACCTGGCGGCGTTTCTGTTCATCCTGCCGTTTTTTCTGTTTTCCGGGATTGCCGGCCAGTTAGCGGACCATTACGAGAAATCCCGCATTATCCGCTGGGTCAAGCTGGTGGAAATCGTGATCATGGCGCTGGCAGCCCTCGGGCTCTGGTGGGGCTGGTATGAGTTGTTGTTGTTGCTGCTGTTTCTGATGGGGACCCAGTCAACGTTCTTCGGGCCGGTGAAATACGCCATTCTTCCACAGGTGCTGTCCGACGATGAGCTGGTTGGGGGCAACGGCCTGGTGAGCATGGGTACCTTTGTCGCCATCCTGCTGGGAACCATCGCCGCCGGGTTGATCATGGGGCTGGCTGCCTCCGATCGCGTCACGGCGATAGCCGTGGTGCTGATGGCGGTACTTGGTTATCTGGCGGCGCGCCGGGTTCCTCCCACCCATGACCGCCATGCGACCGTGGCGGTGCGGCTACGCCCGGTGGTGGAGACCTGGCGTCTGATGATGCTCGCCGCCCAGCGCCGGCCGGTTCTGCTGGCCATCCTCGCCATTTCCTGGTTCTGGTTTCTGGGCGCGGCGTACCTGACGCAGTTCCCGAACTTTTCCCGTGTTCACCTGCGTGGTGACGAGACCGTGGTTACGCTGCTGCTGGCTCTGTTCACCATTGGTATTGCGCTGGGCGCATCCCTGTGTGAGCGTCTGACCGGACATGCCATCTCCCTGAAACCGGTGCCCTGGGGCGCGCTGGGTCTGAGCGTGTTTGGTATCGATCTGTTTTTTGCGGTGCCGGGCGCTCCGCAACCGTCCACCTGGTTGACGATGTTGACTGATCCGGTCTATCTGCGGGTGTTGATGGACCTGGTGGGTGTGGGGGTTTGCGGGGGGCTGTTCATCGTGCCGCTCTATGCGTTTATCCAGCACGAAACGCCGGCCCGTCAGCGCGCCCGGATTATTGCCGCTCTGAATGTGATCAATGCGCTGTTCATGGTAAGCAGCGCCCTGATGGGCATGGTGGCTCTGGGCGGGTTGAAACTGTCGATCCCTGCATTTCTGCTGCTGCTTTCGCTGGCCAACCTGCTGGTTTTCCTGCTTGTGACCTACCTGCGTACTCAAGCGCCCATTACATCTGTGGATAAATAG
- a CDS encoding DUF3833 domain-containing protein produces MLTGCAGPSLEDYQAREPALIPNEFFTGDLSARGVVKDFSGEVIRTFDADIRASWAEDGTGTLDEVFRFDDGEVQTRVWTLTPVEQGYRATAGDVVEPGLMRWQGNAIHMNYVLQVAYGDGSLDVRMDDWMYLVTPDTLINQTTMSKWGIDVGEVVLVIQKRP; encoded by the coding sequence ATACTGACCGGCTGTGCCGGGCCCTCACTGGAGGATTACCAGGCCCGGGAACCGGCCCTGATCCCGAATGAATTTTTTACCGGCGATTTATCCGCCCGTGGCGTGGTAAAGGATTTCTCCGGTGAGGTGATCCGCACGTTTGATGCCGACATCCGGGCGTCCTGGGCGGAGGATGGCACCGGCACTCTGGATGAGGTGTTCCGGTTTGATGATGGTGAAGTCCAGACCCGGGTCTGGACCCTGACCCCGGTCGAGCAAGGCTACCGGGCCACCGCCGGCGATGTGGTGGAACCCGGACTGATGCGCTGGCAGGGCAATGCCATTCACATGAATTACGTGCTTCAGGTAGCTTACGGCGATGGGTCGCTGGACGTGCGAATGGATGACTGGATGTATCTGGTCACTCCCGACACCCTGATCAACCAGACCACCATGAGCAAGTGGGGGATTGACGTGGGCGAGGTGGTGCTGGTGATCCAGAAGCGCCCATAA
- a CDS encoding EAL domain-containing protein yields MSNLARLGTHRHAFCQHGHSQRLIHSHQFKSVYQPILSPTHQKLVGYEALVRVSRDHQTVSPVALFERAAQLNQTPELDRHLLDLHLDNFSVHSHPAWLFLNINPGTCEHPEDALQRLAERCTLRGIQPEQVVLELIETASGDHQALMTFIHNAKMLGFNIAIDDFGVGDSNFERLWRINPMIVKLDRSLLVNAEHNCRARLLLESLIRMIRESGSLVLLEGVESDDQARIAIETEVDLLQGYCFARPSALSNLLAGQAEAELEVVIHRSRKVSLEDVQSRENYLRQLQLVIRKACRRLVQGESLPCVSDNLLALDGIQRCFLLDHRGVQQGSLARARDDVGYHQFNPLYQSAGACWKHREYFQNAQAFPERINCSRPYVALPDAKRTVTLSTAIDNPQGHRVMCVDIHPDELFAGQMTFPATL; encoded by the coding sequence ATGAGTAACCTAGCCCGACTTGGCACCCACCGCCACGCCTTTTGCCAGCATGGCCACAGCCAGCGACTTATCCACAGCCACCAGTTCAAGTCGGTTTACCAGCCCATATTAAGCCCCACCCACCAGAAACTCGTGGGCTATGAAGCCCTGGTCAGGGTGTCCCGGGATCATCAAACGGTGTCACCGGTCGCCCTGTTTGAGCGGGCAGCGCAGCTGAATCAGACACCGGAACTGGACCGTCACCTGCTGGATCTTCATCTGGATAACTTCAGCGTCCATTCGCATCCGGCCTGGTTGTTCCTGAACATCAATCCGGGTACCTGTGAACATCCGGAAGATGCCCTGCAACGGTTGGCCGAGCGGTGCACGCTGCGGGGTATCCAACCGGAACAGGTGGTGCTTGAGCTGATTGAAACCGCCTCGGGCGATCACCAGGCGCTGATGACCTTTATCCACAACGCGAAAATGCTCGGCTTCAACATCGCCATTGACGATTTTGGCGTGGGCGACTCCAACTTCGAACGGCTTTGGCGCATCAACCCGATGATCGTCAAACTGGACCGGAGCCTGCTGGTTAACGCGGAACACAACTGTCGCGCCCGACTCCTGCTGGAGAGCCTGATCCGAATGATTCGGGAGAGCGGCAGTCTGGTGTTACTCGAAGGTGTGGAAAGTGATGACCAGGCCCGGATCGCCATCGAGACCGAAGTCGATCTCCTGCAGGGATATTGCTTTGCCCGCCCATCCGCTTTATCGAACCTGCTCGCGGGCCAGGCGGAGGCTGAGCTCGAAGTCGTTATCCACAGGTCCCGGAAAGTCTCGTTGGAGGATGTGCAAAGCCGGGAAAACTACCTGCGCCAGTTGCAGTTGGTTATACGCAAGGCGTGCCGCCGGTTGGTTCAGGGCGAGAGCTTGCCGTGCGTCTCGGACAATTTACTGGCGCTGGACGGAATTCAGCGCTGCTTTTTGCTGGATCACCGCGGTGTGCAACAGGGCAGTCTGGCCCGAGCCCGTGACGACGTTGGTTACCATCAATTCAACCCGCTGTATCAATCCGCCGGCGCCTGCTGGAAACACCGGGAATATTTCCAGAACGCGCAAGCCTTCCCCGAGCGCATCAACTGCTCCCGTCCTTACGTCGCACTGCCCGACGCCAAGCGCACCGTGACGTTATCCACAGCCATCGACAACCCGCAGGGCCATCGCGTCATGTGTGTGGACATTCACCCCGATGAACTCTTCGCCGGCCAGATGACCTTTCCCGCCACCCTCTGA